A region of Triplophysa dalaica isolate WHDGS20190420 chromosome 20, ASM1584641v1, whole genome shotgun sequence DNA encodes the following proteins:
- the tent5ab gene encoding terminal nucleotidyltransferase 5Ab, translating to MEGSLNNRECTNLSVLNWEQVRRLDAILTEYIPIHGKWNFPTLEMKPRDIVKAVRCRMEERQIHVREVRLNGSAASHVLHEDSGLGYKDLDLIFCADLKGEVEFQIVKDIVLDSLLDFLPEGVNKEKITPLTLKEAYVQKMVKVCNDSDRWSLISLSNNSGKNVELKFVDSLRRQFEFSVDSFQIHLDSLLLFYECSENPMAETFHPSVVGESVYGNFTVALDHLQRKQICTRNPEEIRGGGLLKYCHLLVRGFRAASESEMKLLERYMCSRFFIDFSDVAEQRRKLESYLQNHFVGLEDRKYEYLTTLHSVVNESTVCLMGHERRQALSLITMLAVRVLAEQNVIPNVANVTCFYQPAPYIADGNFNNYYIAQVQPVYACQPTHSFSPWLPCN from the exons ATGGAGGGTTCTTTGAATAACCGTGAATGCACCAACCTGAGCGTCCTCAACTGGGAGCAGGTAAGGCGTCTAGACGCGATCCTCACCGAATACATCCCCATTCACGGCAAGTGGAACTTCCCCACTTTGGAGATGAAGCCTCGGGATATCGTCAAAGCGGTGCGGTGTCGTATGGAAGAGCGTCAGATTCACGTCCGCGAGGTCCGGTTGAACGGTTCCGCGGCCAGTCACGTTCTCCACGAGGACAGCGGGTTGGGCTACAAGGACCTGGACCTCATCTTTTGCGCAGATCTAAAAGGAGAAGTAGAGTTTCAGATCGTCAAAGATATCGTTCTGGATTCACTCCTGGATTTCTTACCTGAAGGcgtaaataaagagaaaataactCCACTGACTTTAAAG GAGGCATATGTGCAGAAGATGGTCAAAGTATGCAACGACTCCGACCGCTGGAGTTTAATCTCCCTATCAAACAACAGCGGGAAGAACGTGGAGCTCAAGTTTGTTGATTCCCTCCGGCGTCAGTTCGAGTTCAGCGTGGACTCCTTCCAGATCCACCTGGACTCTCTTCTGCTTTTCTACGAGTGCTCCGAGAACCCCATGGCCGAGACCTTCCACCCCTCCGTCGTTGGAGAGAGCGTTTACGGCAACTTCACCGTCGCCCTGGACCACCTGCAAAGGAAACAGATCTGCACCCGGAATCCAGAGGAGATCCGGGGCGGAGGATTGCTGAAGTACTGCCACCTGCTGGTGCGGGGTTTCCGTGCTGCTTCGGAAAGCGAGATGAAGCTTCTGGAGCGTTACATGTGCTCTCGGTTCTTCATCGACTTTTCGGACGTGGCGGAACAGAGACGCAAACTCGAGTCTTATCTGCAGAATCATTTCGTGGGACTGGAGGACCGCAAATACGAGTATCTGACCACGCTCCACAGCGTCGTCAATGAAAGTACGGTGTGCCTGATGGGCCACGAAAGACGTCAGGCGCTGAGTCTCATCACCATGTTGGCGGTGCGCGTGCTGGCGGAGCAGAACGTTATTCCAAACGTGGCAAACGTCACCTGCTTTTACCAGCCTGCGCCGTACATCGCCGACGGCAACTTTAACAATTATTACATCGCTCAAGTGCAGCCGGTCTACGCCTGTCAGCCGACCCACAGCTTCTCGCCGTGGCTGCCCTGCAACTAG